A single window of Nicotiana tomentosiformis chromosome 1, ASM39032v3, whole genome shotgun sequence DNA harbors:
- the LOC138909416 gene encoding uncharacterized protein: MPYYACMWHIWTNVRSKFKKGHLKLSELYFATTRSYMLDKFNERMSNIEEIDTRIKAYLYDIGYHGWSRVYAMVNRTWTMTSNIADSLNELDELSCAHALAALRHRNESYTNYCSPYYTRESLLQTYEIPVDPLPDESK; the protein is encoded by the exons ATGCCATATTATGCTTGTATGTGGCATATTTGGACAAATGTAAGGTCAAAGTTCAAGAAGGGTCATCTAAAGTTAAGCGAATTGTACTTTGCCACGACACGATCATACATGCTTGATAAATTTAATGAAAGAATGTCAAATATTGAAGAGATTGACACGCGTATTAAAGCATACCTATACGATATTGGCTATCACGGATGGTCTCGGGTATATGCTATGGTGAACAGAACGTGGACGATGACATCAAACATTGCAGATTCATTGAATGAG CTTGATGAACTTTCTTGTGCACATGCTTTGGCGGCTTTAAGGCACAGGAACGAGTCTTATACAAACTATTGTTCTCCTTATTACACAAGGGAGAGCCTTTTGCAGACTTATGAAATACCAGTAGACCCGCTGCCTGACGAAAGCAAATAG
- the LOC138909411 gene encoding uncharacterized protein yields the protein MVVGSIVMPKYADPKTIYTPKDIQTDMLSDHDMNLTYIQAWRAKKKALEFLRGYPADSYSRLPSYLYILENTYPGLVVKLQKTEDECFLYAFVVLSTSIKGWEYCRPVVVVDGTFLKSAYMGIMLTASTMDAAGIILPLAYAVVDSENDAS from the exons ATGGTAGTTGGCAGCATAGTGATGCCAAAATATGCGGATCCTAAGACAATATACACACCAAAAGACATACAAACTGATATGTTGTCGGATCATGATATGAACTTAACATATATACAAGCTTGGAGAGCAAAGAAAAAGGCTTTGGAATTTTTGAGAGGTTATCCTGCTGATTCCTACAGTCGCTTGCCGAGTTATTTATATATTCTGGAGAATACTTATCCGGGGTTGGTAGTGAAATTACAGAAGACTGAAGATGAATGTTTCTTGTACGCATTTGTTGTACTTAGTACGTCCATCAAGGGTTGGGAGTATTGTAGGCCAGTTGTAGTAGTTGATGGTACCTTCTTGAAGTCGGCATATATGGGAATCATGTTAACAGCTAGCACAATGGATGCAGCAG GTATCATATTACCACTGGCATACGCTGTTGTTGATTCAGAAAATGACGCATCATAG